One window from the genome of Pedobacter schmidteae encodes:
- a CDS encoding Rpn family recombination-promoting nuclease/putative transposase, whose amino-acid sequence MPEQSGTIDRSRSAGDEEDQLTRFIDPYSDFGFKHIFGKSPNRDFLIKFLNGVFKDRKVIVDIQYNSTEYKGPGKNYRKTIFDLYCTGHNGEKFIIEIQKAKVDNFKDRSIFYTANLIQEQGIGVIANWDYLLPEIYFLAIMNFKFDNSHPDHFIHDVRLMEINTNQEFYPKIGYIFIEMPKFKKTESQLENELDEWLYILNNLKKLNEIPVSLREKKEYQKVFEAAEVGNLTPEEMNEYQQSLKIQRDNNAVMNYAIKEATAKATSKGLSKGISQGMHKSAIAIAVEMLANNEPIEKIIKYTKLSREEIQKL is encoded by the coding sequence ATGCCGGAACAATCAGGTACAATCGACCGAAGCAGAAGCGCTGGAGATGAAGAGGATCAGCTGACCCGCTTTATTGATCCTTACTCCGACTTTGGCTTTAAACATATTTTCGGAAAATCGCCCAATCGCGATTTTCTAATCAAATTCTTAAATGGGGTTTTTAAGGATAGAAAAGTAATTGTCGACATTCAATACAACAGCACCGAATATAAAGGGCCGGGAAAAAATTATCGGAAAACCATCTTTGACTTGTATTGCACTGGCCACAACGGTGAAAAATTCATCATTGAAATACAGAAAGCGAAAGTTGATAATTTTAAAGACAGAAGTATTTTTTACACCGCCAACCTGATACAAGAGCAAGGCATAGGAGTAATTGCCAATTGGGATTATTTACTGCCTGAGATCTACTTTCTTGCCATCATGAACTTTAAATTTGACAATAGTCATCCTGATCATTTTATACATGATGTACGATTAATGGAAATTAACACCAATCAGGAGTTCTATCCAAAAATAGGATACATCTTTATTGAAATGCCAAAGTTCAAAAAGACTGAATCTCAGCTCGAAAACGAACTCGATGAATGGCTATACATCTTAAATAATTTAAAAAAATTAAATGAAATTCCGGTATCTTTGAGAGAAAAGAAAGAATACCAAAAAGTATTCGAAGCCGCGGAAGTTGGAAATTTAACACCTGAAGAAATGAATGAATATCAGCAAAGTTTAAAAATACAACGTGACAACAATGCTGTCATGAATTATGCAATAAAGGAGGCGACCGCTAAAGCCACTTCGAAAGGCCTTTCGAAAGGTATTTCTCAAGGTATGCACAAAAGCGCTATAGCTATAGCTGTTGAAATGCTCGCCAATAATGAACCAATAGAAAAGATTATAAAGTATACTAAGCTTTCAAGGGAGGAAATTCAAAAGCTCTAA
- a CDS encoding helix-turn-helix domain-containing protein, producing the protein MNHIDRLLNDLNNMFPLSAGFWNDLPPMMTEKRKKSHSIFLKPGNIAAKAWQLLSGFILVIRIGQRGEEIVERIYYSKQIVTDMNSFFENTPVRFRFEAIGEVKVLEIKKSDVLKLERYPETQKLIQHIIFQDTNAADTKAMMLRLPPLDRIREFLTNHPVDGLPYQYCASLLNLSQEEYIENKVFLESAGFKPLKIVENEDELISTSDTAYKIKAYILKKLGQPDFGETKETADHFSITERTLNRLFVKTFGITVTKFILKRRMEKAYELLNREELTVGEAAAAAGYKDIYHFSRTFKRYYGYPPKETKKR; encoded by the coding sequence TGACCGAAAAACGGAAAAAGTCTCATTCCATCTTTTTAAAGCCGGGGAATATTGCGGCCAAGGCCTGGCAATTGCTTAGTGGCTTCATTTTGGTTATCCGAATAGGGCAACGGGGAGAAGAAATTGTGGAAAGGATTTACTATTCTAAACAAATTGTTACCGATATGAACAGTTTTTTTGAGAATACACCGGTGCGTTTCCGGTTTGAGGCAATTGGGGAGGTAAAAGTACTGGAAATAAAAAAATCGGATGTACTTAAATTGGAGCGATATCCCGAAACGCAAAAACTGATACAGCACATTATTTTTCAGGACACCAATGCTGCAGATACCAAAGCGATGATGTTGCGGCTTCCGCCATTGGATCGGATCAGAGAATTTCTGACAAATCATCCTGTTGATGGTTTGCCTTACCAATATTGTGCCTCATTGCTTAATTTATCGCAGGAGGAATATATCGAGAACAAGGTGTTCCTGGAAAGTGCCGGGTTTAAGCCTCTAAAAATTGTTGAAAACGAAGATGAGCTGATATCTACTTCAGATACTGCATATAAAATTAAGGCTTATATTCTTAAAAAACTGGGGCAGCCCGACTTTGGGGAAACTAAGGAGACTGCCGATCATTTTAGCATTACCGAACGGACATTAAACCGGCTGTTTGTGAAGACCTTTGGTATTACCGTTACCAAGTTTATCTTAAAACGCCGTATGGAAAAAGCATATGAGTTGCTCAATCGTGAAGAGCTTACTGTGGGCGAGGCTGCCGCTGCTGCCGGTTATAAGGATATTTATCACTTCAGCAGGACATTTAAAAGATATTACGGTTATCCACCCAAGGAAACCAAAAAACGGTAA